The region agcATACACACTCCATATTGCCCCCCACACAGAAAATACACAGAGTGAACACACAACACAAACTCAAATGACACACCACATTGCACACACATACACTCTCGTGCTTGCACACACAACtcaagatataaaaaaaataatgtagaaatacacaatatacatatataaataaaaaaattattcaattaaaagtCAATGCcacattttaattaatttttatacttGCAAAACAAAGAAATTAGAATTACAATACAATTATACCCCAAAGGATTTGAAATGGGATTATACCTTCAAATTCAACTATATTAAAATGCCATTACAACACAACTCAATACTATTATAGAGTATCAAACACATGGACACTCTGTTGAGTCATTCTACTAAATGAAGTTGACATCACCTGCAAATTACATCTTGTTAGCTAACTCTTTCCCACCACAACTTAGGCACACAGCAAAGTAACACAATTCACATTCAAATCCACAGCAGTCATACACAGTCACATTGCAAATGTCACACCTTCTCTTGATGGTGACACAACTGAAAGTGAGAGGGTGATCAGGGTGCATCTTATCCAACTTGAACTGGCGCCCAAACTTGATGTTTCTCAACTCACCGGATGCAGTCTTGAGGCAACGAAGGTGGAAAGAAACGTCGCATTGGCGGCAGTGATACATACACCTCTTGGGATGCAATTCCCCTTCACAAAAATCACAGATAAAGTCAGAGGGATGGTCGCGAGCGGCATCAGATAACAACATCAGCGAGTGGTATCTGTCCCACTCGCGCATTGTTGTGCTCGCAGGCAGCATAGCGCAATTCACGTGCAACCCAAATTCACAACTGGTGCAGCAATATCCGATATCCATCTCATTCAAGTGGGATCTGCATATATAGCATTTTTTCCACTCAGTGATGGTGATCAATTTGAATGTGTGATGTAGGTGAGATGAGTGCCTTATGGTTAATGGTAGAGCTGCACATTTCACATCTATCATCATCTTGCACACTACACACTGATACACCCTTCCATTTGTGACAAAACCACACAACTTACACCTGCATAGATTTGTATCCATATCCAATTCTGAGGTGGTATAGAGTTTGAATGCATGATtaagaaaattcaaaatattggTCTCGCATCCACCAAATAAGGGGGAAGAAAAAAATGGATAGAAATATTCAGGTAACGAGTAGCAAGTGGAGTGGACGAAATATCTGCAACGAGCACACTCGTAATATGGAGAAGAAGATATGGGTGTCACACACACGTCGCATATCTTGATCAACTCAACCATCATGTTTTTGTTGTGATCATCTTTATTGGACAACTCTTTCACCAGCCTCAAATGATGCTTGTGGTAATTGAATAAAAACGAAAAACTTGCAGTGGTTTGAGGCATAGGCATTGTTGTTTGTGTCATTCTTCCACCAATTCTGAGCCAGTTTACATTGTCTACAAAAGGTGTGATCAACTTCTTAGCTATGTCATGAGCATGTAGCGGGAACTTAATCACACCATCACCCTGTTCTCTGCAATCATCAATAACAGATTACAAGTAATGTTTAGCGATCATGTTTCTTGTAGTTATAGAAAGGCAAAGAAAAAGCAAATTAAGGTGCATAAAGCAAGATATGGAATTTGCATATATACAAACAAATAGCTTACGAGTTTGGGATCTTAGTCGTGAATGCGACACATTGGAGATGAGCAAAGAATCTGCAATCACCACAAAAATACACCCAATATGTTTTATTCAACCTTTTGTGGCAAACATCacaatatgatatatacttgcgaTGTTTGGTTGGAAAAGAGAAGGCCAGGGTAAGGTCGTGGTGGTGGTGGCCGTGGCGATTTTTGGGGAAAAGGGGGGGCAACAATGCACACCTCTTGTGAACCCAAATCTCACATATGCTGCATATGTAGGCCATGTCCACATCTTTGTCACCACAACCATCACAATAAAACGGAAACGATGGGGACTTCCTCATCAGTGTCAAAGGGTGATGAGGATGGCTTGGGTGTGATAACTctctttttttgtttaataaggCATCTATACTTATCTTTGGGCATGTTATGTCGAAATCGAAATTACAACTAGAACATTTGTAACCAAGCGCCGAACCAAGTTTGCGCATACAAACATCACACCAAGGATCAGATGAGAGAGGGTTGTAATCAAATAAGTGAAGGGGATGAGGGTGTTTAGGGTGCGAAATCTGACTAGGTAAGTCTCCACATTTCTTGTGGAGGATAATCCTATTCGAACAATTTCGCACCCTGCAAACATATGCCACCTCCAATTTGGCTACGTCATTACCACAACCATAACAATGTAGATTACTCTCTTTTTCACTCTCATTTTTTGCAAGAATCAAAGGATGTTTGTGGTAGAAACGCTCGATAACCGTCTTCTCCATGGCTGAATGCAATGCAAGAACAGGTCACAGCTTAACTGAAAATAAGATTACAAaatattattatgattattttgtgagataaaatatatatgtacatgaataaatcaaaagataagcatacataaacataaacataaacctGTATGGAGGGAAGCAGTCCAAAATCTGTATATATGTAAAGGAAAACAAGGAGAGAATGTTGTGGAACAACTCATGAACAAACCACTATATATAGCGTACACTTCAAACAAATATGCCTTAGCGATACATGAAAGCAAAGAATAAAGAGAATTAAATATTCTTGGCAAAGCATACATGTTTATGAACTTTACCACGTGATCGAGCATATAATTAATTGAGTGTCACTGACAAAAGTTTTATTCTTATAGTTATATTTGTCTACACCAAAGATCAGTATAATTTTGCCCGTGCAACTCTCGAATTACAGATTTTTTGATTTGATACCTTCAACAACAGCCCAAtgtctattactccctccgtcaaaCAAAGAGTCTCTTTTTGCAATTTCGCTCTCTCGGCCAATAGAACTCTCATCTCACTCTTACTATAGAACTAATGTactataaaagtaggatccttTTTCAATCTACATTTATTCAAGAATACTATTGTACTAACATTTTccccaaaatataaaaaaaatagtaataacaaaaaaaaacaactttaCTTACAATTGATTTAGTTTTGATTGAACCAGCAATGGAGTTCAAAAGTTTCAACTCAGCAGTGCATCACTTTGCTGATCCATCGTCCAATTTTCAGTTACTCCAGCTAAATCAATCCAAATTTTTGTTCTCTGCTACGGCTAGTTCATGAATTTTACAATAAACAGAGTGAAAACAATGTCTTTCAGTCCTCCTTGGGCTTTATAGGGATTTATATATTAGGCTTTTTAATTTTGAGAGGCCCATGTAGGCCCAGAGGGAAAGTTCGGATAATTAATTCGCACTAATTTCTATAAATGGGCTTCTATCATATTCAAGTCCGACAAAATTCTTGCGCGCGATTAGCCCACACTCAATTTGTTTGTAATTAAAGTAGGACTGACACAAAACCCGATAGATTAGGGCCTAGATGTAACTATCTTTGGTAACTTGTTCAACACTTAGATGAGAATATTATGAAAATTGGAAAGCTATAGTTGTAGAGTGGTTATGATAAAATCAAAGTTTGTGTATTGATAAAGATTAATACACAGATTGTTTTCCTATGACACAGATTAATAATAGTACAATAGTTCTAGCTGaccaatatatattattttaaagttATAAATACATTAAACCACTTATATTTACGCAGATTAATTGTTATTTAAAAAATGCAGTTTGCATCGATTTCTAGATAATCTAGTAAggttttaaatttaaattgaaattttttccAGTCTATAAAGTTtggaatttgaaatgaaaacaaatcatactactattattcaaaattttgaaatttaaatgtaaaatatttactGTATTTTGAAATTGCCCAATATGTATGGATTAAATCCGAAATCCAGAAACATCCCATTTTGATTTGATGCCGTTGAGATTCTTTCTTTCATAATGACGACATTTCTACAAACAGTTGGACTAGTAAAATAAACACAAATAtccaattttattataaatgtcaCAATAATAgtgtagtagtatatttttagaTAAAGCCAAAAATAATGCATCTCATTTTCTCAAATATATGCACGTATTTCCTTGTTTTTTAATTCTTGCTTATCTTCATAAATGAAGTTGCAAAAATATGCAGTATTCAATATCTTTAAATTAGCTTCACCACAAATATTGTATTTATACTACATTTAGAAGTATtaacaacaaacaaaataaaataaaaaatatagtggTCTAGTCAAATTACATAATAACTCTTATAGCAGGAGAAGTGAAGGACTCTAAAATCTAAATTGACTGATTCGAAATTCCATCCCAAACTGGTTCAAAACAATAGAGGCGTTTCGTCGAACACTTTGCGTACGGGAAGAAAATTGGCTGAAACGTAAGCTAAATAATATAGGATTCCAGCttataatttatgtaatttgaATTTTACGATTAGATTAGGATTTTGTTAGAATGGTCGGTAAAGGGGCTGTGTATTCATTGATATTTTAATTGTACATTTTAGCATCATTATATAGGTACTAGGAGAGATTATACAAGCTAAATCTATTTTACATTAATTACATTGATTCCATATCTTTAGTTGGGAAGAGATAATCACCCCTAATCTTCCTCCAAATCTCGTGTGATATTCTTCCAacccccctcaagttaagtaactggattcccgatactcaacttgcatAGTACTTCTCGAAATGATTTCGAGTTCACCGCCTTTGTCAGGATATCAGCCAGCTGGTCCTCAGAATTGACATACGGCATTTCAACGATCTTTGCTTCAATgttctcctttatgaagtgtctATGAACTTCCATATGCTTCGTCCGATCATGTTGGACTGAGTTTTCAGATATGCAAATAGCCGTCTTGTTGTCACAGAATAGCTTGCAAGTCTGAGATGAATActgttacggacgtcctccgtaacgtgaCCGGCTATCTATCTTCTCGGACGGATAGGGTGATCAATCCTTCGACAAGCTCGAAGGAAGGCTCACGGATTTGCTGATTCACAGACGTTCTCCGATCAGCAGCAAATAGGGAACAATAATTATACTTgatactcaagacaagtttagggaaaatattatattgattgaatgaaaaaagtgataacaataactcctatttataatgctactaacttaatgaacaagaaaacaaagatatagaaaaagatacgcaaatccctaatatatctaaactaaatattcatagtataagactcgtatcaactcccccacggttaaaattcaccttgtcctcaaggtgggaaccacgaaccaaggacgagagttgaaagcaaaagctttagctagacgtctcctcctggatcaaacacatatcgagcagctgaatgtctccctttatcacctttgtcaaaagtcaacaaaggagacccaatgttgtcggcaaaattccatgccaaaacgaaaagcttgttcacgcctcccagaatgcccaagcatggcatgtcattactcggagggatcaaccttgcatctttgtcgagcgatgttgatcgatgattcatacttggaacatcaccgacattcaaatccacattgacacaagcaattacgggcaaTTCGGTGTAAGCatcatctcctttcttgccccaacaatttccaacaacatttttggatgacacttgaacaacattgagtgaggcgattatcttctccacttcaccaatagaaccatcctcctctttatcttctagcaatgtctcctcattttcaccaatcttctcatcatataccccaacgagcacttgcggtggctcattgtcgttcttgacaatccctttgttctggaggaactctccaggggacttgttgtttggaacatcaagaggagcgccatcattgtgaacatcggtaatgtcattgggaacatcatcaccgaatactatcgtgagagtattatcagttttctcgtCGGCTAAATTCTCACCTTGAATGTtttcctcaaactcctccccatcatccgcataacagagaatgcgttgtttacacacatgtcccatcacccatttctcggggcagtgccagcagagacccaacctggatcgttctgacttctccgcctgggagacccgtattagcggcagacgtggctgctccggagtttgGCTGGTCACACGcgcgggctgactgtacaggtcccgcgttggcttttcggtggagtagcggggctggtgggaggcgggctggactcgcgctctcacctcctcccgagggcgaggtcggtcccagcacgtctccgagcgtcggggccggtcaacggtcgggtagccgcggtcctgctgttgcgccggtgggtcccaacag is a window of Salvia splendens isolate huo1 chromosome 3, SspV2, whole genome shotgun sequence DNA encoding:
- the LOC121794191 gene encoding uncharacterized protein LOC121794191 isoform X1, giving the protein MEKTVIERFYHKHPLILAKNESEKESNLHCYGCGNDVAKLEVAYVCRVRNCSNRIILHKKCGDLPSQISHPKHPHPLHLFDYNPLSSDPWCDVCMRKLGSALGYKCSSCNFDFDITCPKISIDALLNKKRELSHPSHPHHPLTLMRKSPSFPFYCDGCGDKDVDMAYICSICEIWVHKRCALLPPLFPKNRHGHHHHDLTLAFSFPTKHRKYISYCDVCHKRLNKTYWVYFCGDCRFFAHLQCVAFTTKIPNSEQGDGVIKFPLHAHDIAKKLITPFVDNVNWLRIGGRMTQTTMPMPQTTASFSFLFNYHKHHLRLVKELSNKDDHNKNMMVELIKICDVCVTPISSSPYYECARCRYFVHSTCYSLPEYFYPFFSSPLFGGCETNILNFLNHAFKLYTTSELDMDTNLCRCKLCGFVTNGRVYQCVVCKMMIDVKCAALPLTIRHSSHLHHTFKLITITEWKKCYICRSHLNEMDIGYCCTSCEFGLHVNCAMLPASTTMREWDRYHSLMLLSDAARDHPSDFICDFCEGELHPKRCMYHCRQCDVSFHLRCLKTASGELRNIKFGRQFKLDKMHPDHPLTFSCVTIKRRCDICNVTVYDCCGFECELCYFAVCLSCGGKELANKM
- the LOC121794191 gene encoding uncharacterized protein LOC121794191 isoform X2 → MEKTVIERFYHKHPLILAKNESEKESNLHCYGCGNDVAKLEVAYVCRVRNCSNRIILHKKCGDLPSQISHPKHPHPLHLFDYNPLSSDPWCDVCMRKLGSALGYKCSSCNFDFDITCPKISIDALLNKKRELSHPSHPHHPLTLMRKSPSFPFYCDGCGDKDVDMAYICSICEIWVHKRCALLPPLFPKNRHGHHHHDLTLAFSFPTKHRKYISYCDVCHKRLNKTYWVYFCGDCRFFAHLQCVAFTTKIPNSEQGDGVIKFPLHAHDIAKKLITPFVDNVNWLRIGGRMTQTTMPMPQTTASFSFLFNYHKHHLRLVKELSNKDDHNKNMMVELIKICDVCVTPISSSPYYECARCRYFVHSTCYSLPEYFYPFFSSPLFGGCETNILNFLNHAFKLYTTSELDMDTNLCRCKLCGFVTNGRVYQCVVCKMMIDVKCAALPLTIRSHLNEMDIGYCCTSCEFGLHVNCAMLPASTTMREWDRYHSLMLLSDAARDHPSDFICDFCEGELHPKRCMYHCRQCDVSFHLRCLKTASGELRNIKFGRQFKLDKMHPDHPLTFSCVTIKRRCDICNVTVYDCCGFECELCYFAVCLSCGGKELANKM